Proteins from a genomic interval of Rhizobium etli CFN 42:
- a CDS encoding O-linked N-acetylglucosamine transferase, SPINDLY family protein translates to MNSKVSFSAASKDYQAGRYTKSLATLNQLIDTQQDAKTYALLAKNLVQLGFKADAAKAYGLAGNCDGPNAYEYQKQAAKLYYETGSEDEALLIAMRNLTKAQEDAELAFIITAIYLKRQQRDIIRPFKTVLSESMNPDHMRLAALLLSDDLNDATNQSLARNIFKRFPGNHAFRFLHLVFAREFNDFEEAAKHQAVIDEALAKGNVEILRKDNPFYHLHWCGNEDFNRYATIGTTPLNQERVALRRSQPHTWSNKIRIGYMSSDFWDRHATMKLLQRILELHDKDRFEVTLFCHTGPEYLKHNETDRSRWGRIVDIHGFSDQAVLAVVREHNIDIMVDLKGHTSGSRATAFNQPLAPVHVGWLGFPGSTVNIDLDYVIGDHSVLPDVAKPFYHEKFCRLPESYQPNDPMHRPKPRPVTREQLGLPEDAFIFASFNGNRKITPEVVNSWCRILKRAPNSVLWLMANSPRNQANLSKHFQTAGISPKRIIFCPRAPYEDHISRQQAADLGIDTFPVNGHTTTSEQLWGGLPVLTVKGTNFASRVSESLLKAIDLPELVASDLQAYEDLAVELAQNPARIAEYKAHLKEQRYIAPLFDAERFCHHLEQAYEIMAERARQRLAPEHMDIPALPPRTAPFAAE, encoded by the coding sequence TTGAACAGCAAAGTTTCGTTCTCTGCGGCATCCAAAGATTACCAGGCAGGCCGCTACACAAAGTCCTTGGCGACGCTCAACCAGCTCATCGATACTCAGCAGGACGCCAAGACCTATGCGCTGCTGGCCAAGAACCTCGTGCAGCTCGGCTTCAAGGCCGATGCCGCGAAAGCCTATGGCCTGGCCGGCAATTGCGACGGACCGAACGCCTACGAATATCAGAAGCAGGCTGCCAAGCTCTATTATGAGACCGGCAGCGAGGACGAAGCACTGCTGATCGCCATGCGCAACCTCACCAAAGCGCAGGAAGATGCCGAACTCGCCTTCATCATCACCGCGATCTATCTGAAGCGTCAGCAGCGGGATATCATCCGTCCGTTCAAGACGGTGCTGTCGGAAAGCATGAATCCCGATCATATGCGCCTGGCGGCCCTGCTGCTCAGCGACGATCTCAACGACGCAACCAACCAGTCGCTTGCGCGCAACATCTTCAAACGTTTTCCGGGCAATCACGCCTTCCGCTTTCTTCACCTCGTTTTTGCCCGCGAATTCAACGATTTCGAAGAGGCGGCCAAGCATCAGGCAGTGATCGACGAAGCGCTGGCAAAGGGCAATGTCGAGATCCTGCGCAAAGACAACCCGTTCTATCATCTGCACTGGTGCGGCAACGAAGATTTCAACCGGTATGCGACGATCGGCACGACCCCACTTAATCAGGAGCGGGTCGCTTTGCGCCGCAGCCAGCCGCACACATGGTCGAACAAGATCCGCATCGGCTACATGTCATCGGACTTCTGGGATCGCCACGCGACGATGAAGCTGCTGCAGCGCATTCTCGAACTGCACGACAAGGACAGGTTCGAGGTCACGCTCTTCTGCCATACGGGCCCCGAATACCTGAAGCACAATGAGACCGATCGCAGCCGCTGGGGCAGGATCGTCGACATTCACGGCTTCTCCGACCAGGCGGTGCTGGCAGTCGTGCGCGAGCACAATATCGACATCATGGTCGATCTGAAGGGCCATACGTCAGGCAGCCGCGCGACAGCCTTCAACCAGCCGCTCGCACCGGTGCATGTCGGATGGCTCGGTTTTCCCGGCAGCACCGTCAACATCGACCTCGACTACGTCATCGGCGACCACTCCGTGCTGCCCGATGTGGCCAAGCCATTCTACCACGAGAAATTCTGCCGGCTTCCGGAGAGCTACCAGCCCAACGACCCGATGCATCGTCCGAAGCCGCGCCCCGTCACCCGTGAGCAGCTCGGCCTGCCGGAAGACGCCTTCATCTTCGCCTCCTTCAACGGCAACCGCAAGATCACCCCAGAAGTGGTCAACAGCTGGTGCCGGATTCTCAAACGGGCGCCGAACAGCGTGCTCTGGCTGATGGCCAATTCGCCACGCAACCAGGCGAACCTGTCGAAGCATTTCCAGACGGCAGGGATCTCGCCGAAGCGCATCATCTTCTGCCCGCGCGCGCCCTACGAAGACCACATCAGCCGCCAGCAGGCGGCCGACCTCGGGATCGACACCTTCCCGGTCAACGGCCACACCACCACCTCGGAGCAGCTCTGGGGCGGCCTGCCGGTCCTCACCGTCAAGGGCACCAACTTCGCCTCACGCGTCAGCGAAAGCCTGCTCAAGGCAATCGATCTGCCCGAACTCGTCGCAAGCGATCTGCAGGCATACGAGGATCTCGCCGTCGAGCTGGCGCAGAATCCCGCCCGGATCGCCGAATATAAGGCACATCTGAAAGAGCAGCGTTACATCGCGCCGCTGTTCGACGCCGAACGCTTCTGCCATCACCTGGAGCAGGCCTACGAAATCATGGCCGAACGGGCGAGACAGCGCCTGGCACCCGAGCACATGGATATTCCGGCGCTGCCGCCGCGCACGGCTCCCTTCGCGGCCGAGTAA